The following are encoded together in the Oncorhynchus gorbuscha isolate QuinsamMale2020 ecotype Even-year linkage group LG03, OgorEven_v1.0, whole genome shotgun sequence genome:
- the LOC124032161 gene encoding DAZ-associated protein 2-like: MNNKGSYPQQAVYPQQSSAPIYPPAMQVSPQAPPYTDAPPAYSEIYQPRYVHPSQAGQLQQMAQYPGTQMYMQLPQSMAVGPMGHNVPMAYYPMGAMYPPGSTVLVEGGYDSGARFGQSNSASIPPPPPGHMPNAAQLAAMQGANVMMTQRKNNFFMGGSNGGYTIW, encoded by the exons ATGAACAACAAAG GTTCCTATCCCCAGCAAGCTGTGTACCCACAGCAGAGCAGTGCACCCATCTACCCCCCTGCTATGCAAGTGTCTCCTCAGGCACCCCCTTACACAGACGCACCACCTGCATACTCTGAG ATTTATCAGCCCAGGTATGTGCACCCATCTCAGGCTGGCCAGCTACAGCAAATGGCCCAGTACCCTGGCACACAGATGTACATGCAACTGCCCCAGTCCATGGCTGTTGGACCAATGGGTCACAATGTCCCCATGGCATACTACCCCATGGGAGCCATGTATCCCCCTGGCTCCACTGTGCTAGTGGAGGGAGGATATGATTCTGGTGCTCGATTTGGTCAAAGCAACAGTGCTTCCATCCCT CCCCCACCTCCTGGCCACATGCCTAATGCAGCTCAGCTGGCCGCCATGCAGGGTGCCAACGTCATGATGACACAGCGCAAGAACAACTTCTTCATGGGTGGTTCCAATGGTGGGTACACCATCTGGTAA